One genomic region from Torulaspora delbrueckii CBS 1146 chromosome 4, complete genome encodes:
- the NTR2 gene encoding Ntr2p (similar to Saccharomyces cerevisiae NTR2 (YKR022C); ancestral locus Anc_1.278) yields MKIRKRVKIGLPPQQATDDGINAKKLSKASLSLLDDHQDDDEDNVEVPLGTFKRKGKVVEAIESLQQESTSYGDIFSKKPVSRVMNLEDMAEEDDDDSLSFPSKKEIEELKSNKLKAQATQKKKDAISEKVYVSLLDDDDKLEIMESIKKNGGTENTPSDPDIDMLDEERLPLSSRESLLHKERLKQTIEEALKSQDDESSNAWESQLLSKGSGQSQQAIDIPKLPKLHPSESEDNVNDSDPLAQTIESVSFRKTQLMKQLTTLQAQKATLKTQQDALTHQFNRLQQEIH; encoded by the coding sequence atgaagatcaGGAAGCGAGTCAAGATTGGTTTACCACCTCAACAAGCGACAGATGATGGTATAAACGCCAAGAAGCTGAGTAAGGCAAGCCTTAGTCTCTTAGATGACCATCAAGACGACGATGAGGATAACGTCGAAGTACCTCTGGGGACATTCAAGAGGAAAGGAAAGGTAGTGGAGGCAATTGAGTCACTACAACAAGAGAGTACTAGTTATGGAGACATCTTTAGTAAAAAACCAGTGAGTCGTGTGATGAATCTAGAAGATATGGCTGAAGAGGACGATGACGACTCATTGAGTTTTCCTTCTAAAAAAGAGATCGAGGAGCTGAAGAGTAATAAACTCAAAGCTCAGGCTActcagaagaagaaagatgcAATCAGTGAAAAGGTTTATGTATCACTATTGGATGATGACGATAAGCTAGAGATTATGGAGAGcatcaagaaaaatggcGGAACAGAAAACACACCCAGCGATCCCGATATCGATATGCTCGACGAGGAGAGGCTCCCGTTGAGTAGCAGAGAGTCTCTTCTCCATAAGGAACGTTTGAAACAGACAATTGAGGAAGCTCTTAAATCCCAAGATGACGAGTCTTCAAACGCCTGGGAATCACAACTTTTATCCAAAGGATCAGGACAATCACAGCAAGCGATAGATATCCCTAAACTTCCAAAACTTCATCCTTCGGAATCTGAGGATAACGTCAATGACTCAGACCCTCTTGCCCAAACAATTGAATCTGTATCTTTCCGGAAAACgcaattgatgaagcaATTGACTACTTTACAAGCTCAAAAGGCAACTCTAAAAACGCAGCAAGACGCATTGACTCATCAATTTAACCGTCtacaacaagaaatacaTTGA
- the ARG3 gene encoding ornithine carbamoyltransferase (similar to Saccharomyces cerevisiae ARG3 (YJL088W); ancestral locus Anc_1.279), translated as MSGIRHLVSIKDLTDKEFSILVDRAEYFKSIFKSNETNEFQKNHLKLLGRTIALIFSKRSTRTRISTEGAATFFGAQPMFLGKDDIQLGVNESFYDTTKVVSSMVSCIFARVNHHDEILQLCEHSSVPIINSLCDMFHPLQAICDMLTIKEHLDYSKNKLKVAWIGDANNVINDMAIACLKLGMDVAVATPPGIELDQGIVNAGKEISERNNTKLTTTHNSVEAAKGAHILVTDTFISMGEEYAKVAKLKQFKGFQIDAELAKHADPNYKFMHCLPRHNEEVSDEIFYSKHSIVFEEAENRLYAAMAAIDVFVNNHGNFDDLK; from the coding sequence ATGTCAGGAATCCGTCATTTGGTGTCAATTAAAGATTTGACCGACAAAGAGTTCTCGATTTTGGTCGATAGAGCTGAATATTTCAAGAGCATATTTAAAAGTAATGAGACCAATGAGTTTCAGAAGAATCATTTAAAATTGTTGGGTAGAACCATTGCATTGATCTTCTCCAAGAGATCAACTAGAACTAGAATTTCTACAGAGGGAGCTGCCACATTTTTTGGTGCCCAGCCCATGTTCTTAGGTAAGGATGATATTCAATTGGGTGTCAATGAGTCATTTTACGATACTAcaaaagttgtttcttcGATGGTGTCATGCATCTTCGCCCGTGTGAACCATCATGATGAGATTCTACAACTGTGCGAACACTCAAGCGTACCTATCATCAACTCCTTATGTGACATGTTCCATCCATTGCAGGCCATTTGTGATATGTTAACCATTAAGGAGCATCTAGACTACTCGAAAAACAAGCTAAAAGTAGCATGGATCGGTGATGCCAACAATGTCATCAACGACATGGCTATTGCATGTCTGAAACTTGGGATGGACGTAGCAGTGGCTACTCCTCCTGGTATTGAATTGGACCAAGGCATCGTCAATGCTGGAAAGGAAATTTCTGAAAGAAACAACACAAAATTGACTACGACTCACAACTCCGTAGAGGCCGCTAAAGGTGCGCACATCCTGGTAACCGACACTTTCATCTCGATGGGTGAAGAATATGCTAAGGTTGCTAAATTGAAGCAGTTCAAAGGATTTCAAATCGATGCCGAATTGGCCAAACATGCTGATCCAAACTACAAGTTCATGCACTGTTTACCAAGACACAATGAGGAAGTTAGTGATGAAATCTTCTACAGTAAACACTCGATTGTGTTTGAGGAAGCTGAAAACAGACTGTACGCTGCAATGGCAGCTATTGACGTCTTCGTAAATAACCACGGTAACTTTGATGACTTGAAATGA
- the TRL1 gene encoding tRNA ligase (similar to Saccharomyces cerevisiae TRL1 (YJL087C); ancestral locus Anc_1.280): protein MGLNGVEIRSESQEVRNLVRDLENATTLPSRGKATKRVCDLFDSDKKVVSWKFQEWDYGKKNIKLPCNARGLFILEDDDKPEIVARGYDKFFNVDEVPFTKWDYIEKNTVGPYDVTLKSNGCIIFISGLADGTLVVCSKHSTGARTDVDRNHAESGKSFLLSQLAKLEIDSREFAKRLHELNVTAVAEYCDDSFEEHILAYEGEKVGLYLHGINLNQRDFATWPMEDVARFASQYGFKPTEHFKLEDIKKLRTFVDECSQHGSYNGTEAEGFVIRSHLKDSGDDFFFKYKFEEPYLMYRQWREVTKDYITTRSRVFKFKKHKFITNKYLDFVIPLLENDKQMCDNYLRGFGIIKLRNAFLQDYGMSGMEILNYERVKELELRNAVDFDKVDENTKFLIFPVAVIGCGKTTTSLTLKNLFPKSWAVVQNDDITSKDKSMLMKKSLELLAQPEIKCVVVDRNNHQYRERTQLFTWFEELKEDYLAYDTNVKIIGLSFFPYDELDKVGELTIARVLARGDNHQSIKSSSYGEQKVLGIMRGFMNRFQPVNVERRPDSLFDLVISLRVYNKNSSLHNAKTVLHELNKEYPVLVPEVPSSDRIEQAFNQSLNYKPKITKIVRGIGGSESKKNLPTFFSAHINNRLEIIEEISNLVQNAKLDDAAKSGIKKLFQENKFQSEFHITLSHISQRKKGTELQRATWQNLIHRYQNLISTIKIQKEERHCLSTKDVVKFSIRKLCWDEKIVGILVDLPEEHLFDVDGEAVPRINFRNEVSHITVGILETGTPPFYTNELCRKVLSSDKKRDYHVLEFEYPKRFEANVRITFQ, encoded by the coding sequence ATGGGTTTAAACGGCGTTGAAATCCGTTCTGAGAGCCAAGAAGTGAGGAATTTGGTACGAGATCTGGAGAATGCCACTACGCTGCCTTCGAGAGGTAAAGCCACCAAGAGAGTTTGTGATTTGTTTGATAGCGACAAGAAAGTTGTCAGCtggaaatttcaagagtgGGACTACGGAAAAAAGAATATTAAGTTGCCTTGTAATGCTCGTGGTCTGTTCATTTTGGAGGATGACGATAAGCCTGAGATAGTCGCTCGTGGTTATGACAAGTTCTTTAATGTGGATGAAGTACCTTTTACAAAATGGGACTATATCGAAAAAAATACTGTTGGACCTTATGATGTGACTCTAAAGTCCAATGGATGCATTATATTCATATCTGGCCTTGCCGATGGTACACTTGTTGTTTGTTCTAAACACTCAACAGGTGCTAGAACAGACGTTGATAGAAATCATGCAGAGTCTGGTAAGTCTTTCCTCTTAAGTCAGCTTGCCAAGTTAGAAATTGATTCAAGAGAATTCGCTAAGAGATTACACGAATTAAACGTAACAGCAGTGGCCGAATACTGCGACGATTCATTTGAGGAACATATTTTGGCATATGAGGGAGAAAAAGTGGGATTGTACTTGCATGGGATCAACCTCAACCAACGGGATTTTGCTACTTGGCCAATGGAAGACGTGGCTAGATTCGCATCTCAGTATGGTTTCAAGCCTACAGAACACTTCAAACTGGAGGACATCAAGAAACTGCGAACATTTGTGGATGAATGCTCTCAACATGGCAGCTACAATGGTACCGAAGCTGAAGGTTTTGTCATTAGATCGCATTTGAAGGATAGTGGtgatgattttttctttaagtacaaatttgaagagccTTACTTAATGTACAGACAGTGGAGAGAGGTAACAAAGGACTATATCACAACTAGGTCTCGagttttcaaatttaaAAAACACAAGTTCATCACCAACAAATATTTGGACTTTGTAATCCCTCTGCTAGAAAATGATAAACAGATGTGCGATAATTATCTAAGAGGATTTGGAATCATCAAATTACGGAATGCTTTTTTGCAGGACTATGGAATGTCAGGTATGGAAATTCTAAACTATGAAAGAGTTAAAGAACTGGAGCTTAGGAATGCAGTGGattttgataaagttgacGAGAACACCAAGTTTTTGATTTTCCCTGTAGCGGTAATTGGCTGTGGTAAGACTACAACCTCTTTGACACTGAAGAATTTATTTCCCAAATCCTGGGCTGTGGTCCAAAACGATGACATTACGTCGAAAGATAAGTCGATGCTAATGAAAAAGTCTCTAGAGTTATTGGCCCAGCCAGAGATCAAGTGTGTCGTTGTTGACAGAAATAATCATCAGTATAGAGAAAGAACACAACTGTTTACCTGGTTTGAAGAGCTAAAAGAAGATTATCTGGCTTATGATACAAATGTCAAGATAATCGGTTTGTCATTTTTTCCCTACGATGAATTAGATAAAGTTGGGGAGTTGACAATCGCAAGAGTGCTAGCCAGAGGTGATAATCATCAAAGCATCAAGTCCTCTTCATATGGAGAACAAAAAGTGTTGGGTATAATGCGGGGATTTATGAACAGATTTCAACCCGTTAACGTTGAAAGGCGACCTGACAGCTTATTTGATTTGGTCATTTCATTACGAGTTTATAATAAGAACTCGTCACTACACAACGCCAAAACAGTTTTACATGAGCTTAACAAAGAATATCCAGTGTTGGTTCCAGAAGTTCCATCTTCTGATAGAATTGAACAAGCATTTAatcaaagtttgaattACAAGCCTAAGATCACCAAAATCGTGAGAGGCATTGGTGGTAGTGAGTCTAAAAAAAATCTACCCACCTTTTTCTCAGCACATATTAATAATCGCTTGGAGATTATAGAGGAAATCTCTAATCTTGTCCAAAATGCGAAACTTGACGATGCAGCAAAATCTGGaatcaagaagttgtttCAAGAGAATAAATTCCAGTCAGAGTTTCATATCACACTTTCCCACATTTCACAAAGGAAGAAAGGAACTGAGCTTCAAAGAGCCACTTGGCAAAATCTAATTCATCGGTATCAGAATCTAATATCAACTATAAAAATAcaaaaagaggaaagaCATTGTCTTTCAACGAAGGATGTGGTCAAATTCAGTATTCGGAAACTCTGCTGGGACGAGAAGATCGTTGGAATTTTAGTTGACCTTCCCGAGGAACATTTATTTGACGTCGATGGTGAAGCAGTGCCGAGAATAAATTTTCGTAACGAAGTGTCGCATATCACAGTCGGCATATTGGAAACCGGGACACCTCCCTTTTACACAAATGAACTATGTCGAAAAGTGCTATCGTCCGACAAGAAAAGAGACTATCACGTCTTAGAATTTGAGTATCCTAAGAGGTTCGAAGCTAATGTCCGCATAACCTTTCAATAA
- the SIP4 gene encoding Sip4p (similar to Saccharomyces cerevisiae SIP4 (YJL089W); ancestral locus Anc_1.277) — protein MTGSVSASEKESGGAGNSEEGSAAKQQVTKRKYGNLEAPVKEKTLLVTKNERVRHSHACDRCRLKKVRCDGLKPSCSQCSRANFRCTTSDKLTRRGFPKGYTEMLELEVVRLQKLVDEGAKSAGGTDNEVKLEEPKSRAPDSAKRNDPMVTEPQFPFINDTFHYYENFVCEENYLGHRTWDVLRNVGAVEASASDSEVEVLKNQQLLSMTSLLQLQPSTLWLPRFLAMKYDDNLRDHVQIAIARFSKTQNSLIPLLSPFDKWQVTFDQHFKCIADPDPINLLALLYIVQMNWSCMNEFILFKVTKIVCSSATTSLRNLQCLLLACFYFMGSENHTSFASELLHLAFSMVLDLGLFINSKKLAQLAKATIKHDQRIVTFWTFQFLDSWWSLIQGFPKSNFIVDEFHPRKIESLDKPCFKPFSLLLDFTTDSLDGCNLLHTLSTENSNGKSKLIYLAESFRHLLVKWKLYHQLQDHEEHFNRADLNMSLALTKPDIIETQLTLFYLVITFLTEQRLKNDNATRKKGTNLEDTAFEILSLYYLLLLDQSESEQPLQFTVLHILPCSNKELINSCLSVLNDWAIKPQEDNEFEGQSNWKYNKYQNFLMQWCQLYYDNESYDPMLIQLSLSYKIHLAQDKEPSKWKKRDYLQEVEQYSTGNALSRGRSKLLSSNSQAIMNQFDMFSNGNSRTNIFSNFQASALPNQSLSNATQLTQNDNNNIIDMSNFKSQILIEHEETDDGYAEDDDEDDEEEEDSKPLEIPFTSKRTGSLFQTKQNLPPSHRGQKLEGTKERRTSILESQDFPSHNQPPQKRARHNSERSANQGLLQNSPYSSTSSRVYHHYSTNTPTRNVHPTNNDIMTSNSHGEILPPPPLPSHEGLFDHSVKISTNSSINTGSTNPARTPQIVETPRAFADILLLHSPDQHEXXXXXXYIYIYIYIYIYIYIYSS, from the coding sequence ATGACTGGAAGTGTAAGTGCAAGCGAGAAAGAAAGTGGTGGTGCGGGTAACTCCGAGGAAGGTTCGGCGGCTAAACAGCAGGTAACTAAACGCAAGTATGGTAATCTAGAGGCTCCTGTCAAGGAAAAGACTTTGCTGGTGACTAAGAATGAACGTGTTCGTCATTCGCATGCATGCGATAGGTGTAGGTTGAAAAAAGTCCGGTGTGATGGGTTGAAACCGAGCTGTTCGCAGTGTTCGAGGGCGAATTTTAGGTGTACAACTAGTGATAAGCTTACCAGGCGAGGGTTCCCAAAGGGCTATACGGAAATGCTGGAGTTGGAAGTGGTGAGGTTGCAGAAATTGGTCGATGAAGGTGCTAAAAGTGCTGGAGGCACTGATAACGAGGTGAAGTTAGAAGAGCCGAAGTCACGTGCTCCCGATTCCGCTAAGAGGAATGATCCAATGGTCACTGAACCGCAGTTTCCTTTCATTAACGATACTTTCCACTACTATGAGAACTTTGTGTGTGAGGAGAACTATTTAGGACATCGTACATGGGATGTCTTGAGAAATGTCGGGGCTGTAGAGGCTAGTGCTAGTGATTCCGAAGTGGAGGTCTTAAAGAATCAGCAATTGCTGTCGATGACATCgctcttgcaattgcaaCCGAGTACTCTGTGGTTACCACGTTTTCTCGCGATGAAATACGATGACAATCTACGTGATCATGTTCAAATAGCAATCGCTCGGTTTAGTAAGACGCAGAATTCGCTCATTCCATTGTTATCGCCCTTTGACAAGTGGCAGGTTACGTTTGATCAACATTTCAAATGTATTGCTGATCCTGATCCTATCAATCTATTGGCTTTACTCTATATTGTTCAGATGAATTGGTCATGTATGAATGAGTTTATCTTGTTCAAAGTTACAAAGATCGTTTGTTCTTCAGCTACTACTAGCTTGAGGAATTTGCAATGTCTTCTATTGGCTTGCTTCTATTTCATGGGCTCAGAGAACCATACGAGTTTTGCCTCAGAGTTATTGCACTTGGCCTTTTCCATGGTTCTCGATTTGGGTCTGTTCATTaattccaagaaacttgCACAGTTGGCGAAAGCTACAATCAAGCACGATCAAAGAATTGTAACATTTTGGACTTTTCAGTTTCTAGATTCATGGTGGTCATTGATTCAAGGCTTCCCAAAATCCAATTTTATCGTTGATGAGTTTCATCCTAGAAAGATAGAGAGCCTCGATAAGCCTTGTTTTAAACCTTTTTCTTTGCTGTTGGATTTTACTACAGACTCACTTGATGGTTGTAATCTGTTGCATACTTTATCAACCGAGAATAGTAATGGCAAATCTAAATTGATTTACTTGGCGGAAAGTTTTAGACATCTGCTGGTGAAATGGAAACTGTATCACCAGTTGCAAGATCATGAAGAGCATTTCAACAGAGCGGATTTGAACATGTCACTCGCATTAACGAAACCCGATATCATTGAGACCCAGCTCACTCTTTTCTACTTGGTTATTACATTCTTGACTGAACAAAGGCTCAAGAACGATAATGCAACTAGGAAGAAAGGTACAAATCTTGAAGACACggcttttgaaatcttGTCCCTTTATTACTTGTTGCTTCTTGACCAATCCGAATCGGAACAACCGTTACAATTTACCGTCTTGCACATTTTACCATGCTCCAACAAAGAATTAATCAATTCGTGTCTATCAGTATTGAACGACTGGGCAATTAAACCGCAAGAGGACAATGAATTTGAGGGCCAATCTAATTGGAAGTATAACAAgtaccaaaatttcttgatgcAATGGTGCCAGCTTTATTATGATAATGAATCTTATGATCCAATGCTAATTCAACTGTCGCTGAGTTACAAGATTCATCTAGCGCAAGATAAAGAACCATCaaaatggaagaagagagactACCTGCAAGAAGTCGAACAGTACTCCACGGGAAACGCTTTGTCCAGGGGTAGATCAAAATTACTCAGCTCCAACTCACAGGCCATTATGAACCAGTTCGATATGTTTTCCAATGGCAATTCACGCACCAATATATTCAGTAACTTTCAAGCGTCAGCGCTGCCGAACCAAAGCCTCTCAAATGCTACGCAATTGACTCAAAATGATAACAATAACATTATCGACATGTCAAACTTCAAGTCACAAATACTTATCGAACACGAAGAGACCGATGATGGATACGCTgaggatgacgatgaagacgacgaagaagaagaggattcAAAACCACTGGAGATTCCATTTACCTCTAAAAGGACTGGTTCCTTATTCCAAACTAAACAAAACTTACCACCATCACATCGAGGACAAAAACTGGAAGGCACCAAAGAGAGAAGGACTAGCATATTGGAAAGCCAGGACTTTCCATCACATAATCAACCCCCACAAAAGAGAGCACGGCATAATTCAGAGAGAAGTGCGAATCAAGGgctcttgcaaaattcacCCTATTCATCTACCTCTTCCCGTGtctatcatcattattCAACAAATACGCCGACTAGAAACGTGCATCCGACCAATAATGACATCATGACATCAAACTCACATGGAGAGATCCTACCCCCACCCCCGTTACCTAGTCATGAAGGTTTATTTGATCATTCGGTGAAGATTAGCACAAATTCAAGCATCAATACCGGTTCCACAAACCCTGCTCGAACTCCGCAGATTGTGGAGACACCGCGAGCCTTTGCAGACATTCTGCTGCTTCACTCACCAGATCAACATGAAANNNNNNNNNNNNNNNNNtatatatatatatatatatatatatatatatatatatatatatactCTTCTTAA